The following coding sequences lie in one Helicobacter sp. MIT 21-1697 genomic window:
- a CDS encoding HAD-IB family phosphatase codes for MKQFIFDLDGTLTKEETLPKIAQAFNVQAQIDNLTQETIAGNIPFIESFISRVGILGKLPVDKIARLLEQIEIYENLNAFIQAHSNQCCIATGNLECWISKLVAKVGCETFSSSGILQDNNVLKLTHILKKESIVKAYQAQGQKVIFIGDGNNDVEAMRLADVSIASGLTHKPSPGVLSIADYAIFSEEALCRLLYQLL; via the coding sequence ATGAAACAATTTATCTTTGACTTAGATGGGACATTAACTAAAGAGGAAACCCTACCCAAAATCGCCCAAGCCTTTAATGTCCAAGCACAGATTGATAATCTCACGCAAGAAACGATTGCAGGCAATATTCCTTTTATAGAGTCTTTTATCTCTCGTGTGGGGATTTTGGGCAAATTGCCTGTGGATAAAATCGCAAGATTACTAGAGCAAATAGAAATTTATGAAAATTTAAATGCCTTTATCCAAGCGCATAGCAATCAATGCTGTATAGCCACAGGGAACTTAGAATGTTGGATTAGCAAACTTGTAGCAAAGGTAGGGTGTGAGACTTTCAGCTCTAGTGGAATCTTGCAAGATAATAATGTTCTCAAACTCACCCATATTCTTAAAAAAGAATCCATTGTCAAAGCTTACCAAGCACAAGGGCAAAAAGTGATTTTCATAGGTGATGGCAATAACGATGTAGAAGCAATGAGATTAGCAGATGTTTCTATTGCTTCAGGCTTGACGCATAAGCCTTCACCGGGCGTGTTATCCATTGCAGATTATGCAATTTTTAGCGAGGAGGCATTATGCAGACTGCTTTATCAGTTGTTATAA
- a CDS encoding NTP transferase domain-containing protein, which produces MQTALSVVISCAGIGSRLGLNSTKALINLEGKSLIAWQLELFKEVEDVRIVVGFQASLVMEEVLKYRKDVIFIYNHNYFETKTGTSFYLGAKDANEFVIEYDGDLLVNPQDMQMLLKQSGEWIAYTDISSSEPVFVNVNSAGEVESFSRKNGDYEWTGPCCLKKSNVKYTSSNVYNQLETYLPLRGIKVRAVDIDTYDDYQNAHFILKQWRNK; this is translated from the coding sequence ATGCAGACTGCTTTATCAGTTGTTATAAGCTGTGCGGGGATTGGCTCTAGGCTTGGGCTAAACTCCACAAAAGCTTTGATAAATTTAGAGGGTAAATCCTTAATTGCGTGGCAATTAGAACTTTTTAAAGAAGTAGAAGATGTGCGCATTGTCGTTGGATTTCAAGCCTCTTTGGTAATGGAGGAAGTTTTGAAATACAGAAAAGATGTGATTTTTATCTATAATCATAATTATTTTGAAACCAAAACAGGCACAAGCTTCTATCTAGGGGCAAAAGACGCGAATGAATTTGTCATAGAATACGATGGCGATTTGCTGGTGAATCCCCAAGATATGCAAATGCTCTTAAAGCAAAGTGGAGAATGGATAGCCTACACAGATATAAGCTCTAGTGAGCCGGTGTTTGTGAATGTTAATAGCGCGGGTGAAGTGGAATCTTTTTCGCGTAAAAATGGCGATTATGAATGGACAGGACCTTGCTGCTTGAAAAAGTCAAATGTCAAATACACTTCAAGTAATGTCTATAATCAACTAGAAACTTATCTGCCCCTTAGAGGCATAAAAGTGCGTGCAGTAGATATAGATACCTATGATGACTATCAAAACGCACATTTCATCTTAAAACAATGGAGAAACAAATGA
- a CDS encoding class I SAM-dependent methyltransferase produces the protein MKFLRKLKDEFKRHLTKPFKVAIPQEYAKDLQQWNNDRGVFSTSYQAICAVIRQNSQKTPLFYLTSKFWNLQSVIPARFKEQKAFIESAFLPKLKKSDCLLDMGCANGEWSFMFAPFVKEVRAYDYSPALIEGAKEIHARDFPHISNITFAQGDASSLKGEQTYDCIALMGVLSYVFKWQEAEEIFSKLHTALRGGGGYMIYKDNTNSSAEDFYFYANRNYWMVARSRAKYLALFEKVGFKIVQEKIIHKAIEKLENEQIETESYMCILQKE, from the coding sequence ATGAAATTTCTAAGAAAACTCAAAGACGAATTCAAAAGGCATCTTACTAAGCCTTTCAAGGTAGCAATTCCACAAGAATACGCCAAAGACTTGCAACAATGGAATAACGATAGGGGCGTGTTTAGCACTTCATATCAGGCAATCTGTGCAGTGATAAGGCAAAATTCCCAAAAAACACCTTTATTTTATCTCACAAGCAAATTTTGGAATCTTCAAAGTGTTATTCCTGCACGATTTAAGGAGCAAAAGGCATTTATAGAATCCGCTTTCCTCCCCAAGCTCAAAAAGAGCGATTGTTTGCTAGATATGGGTTGTGCTAATGGCGAATGGAGCTTTATGTTTGCACCTTTTGTCAAGGAAGTTAGAGCGTATGATTACTCTCCTGCTTTAATTGAAGGTGCAAAAGAAATCCACGCAAGAGATTTTCCACACATTAGCAATATCACTTTTGCGCAAGGCGATGCAAGTAGCTTAAAAGGAGAGCAAACTTATGATTGCATTGCTTTAATGGGAGTTTTATCCTATGTTTTTAAATGGCAAGAGGCAGAGGAGATTTTCTCCAAACTCCACACTGCTCTTCGGGGGGGGGGGGGGTATATGATTTATAAAGATAATACCAACTCTAGTGCAGAGGACTTTTATTTTTATGCCAATAGAAATTATTGGATGGTGGCGCGAAGTCGTGCGAAATATTTGGCACTTTTTGAAAAAGTAGGCTTTAAAATCGTGCAAGAGAAAATCATACACAAGGCGATAGAAAAACTTGAAAATGAGCAAATAGAGACAGAATCTTATATGTGTATCTTACAAAAGGAGTGA
- a CDS encoding radical SAM protein, whose protein sequence is MTKLNNFKHKLKSKGKEIRHYLEDNGLKKPKPIKIDFFVFWCGTKCSLHCKNCCNLIPYMKQESFNVQEILADFAFLANYCEIKSLQIQGGELFTHPNVAQIIANLAQYKIPRISLTTNGSIVPKEELLQVLKDNPNVQITISNYDCIPQKREKLINVLEQHNIAYNKYEFMYGNGQWFDYGNVHQKRVSVERAKANYRDCDEKYCLTFADGFLYTCGKIRAINEIYGEDMRANQSDYNGISKVNVRAWRQESIGGGGLSL, encoded by the coding sequence ATGACAAAGCTAAACAACTTTAAACACAAACTAAAGTCTAAAGGCAAGGAAATTAGACATTATTTAGAGGATAATGGGCTTAAAAAGCCAAAGCCTATAAAAATTGATTTTTTTGTCTTTTGGTGTGGGACAAAGTGCAGTTTGCATTGCAAAAATTGCTGCAACCTTATCCCTTATATGAAACAAGAATCGTTTAATGTCCAAGAGATTTTGGCAGATTTTGCGTTTCTTGCAAATTATTGCGAAATCAAATCCTTGCAGATTCAAGGTGGGGAGCTTTTCACCCACCCCAATGTAGCTCAAATCATCGCCAACCTTGCACAATATAAGATTCCGCGCATTAGTCTTACAACCAATGGAAGTATCGTGCCAAAAGAGGAGCTACTCCAAGTGTTAAAAGACAATCCCAATGTGCAAATTACGATTTCAAACTATGATTGCATACCGCAGAAGCGCGAAAAGCTCATCAATGTCCTAGAGCAACACAACATTGCCTATAATAAATATGAATTTATGTATGGAAATGGGCAATGGTTTGATTATGGCAATGTCCATCAAAAGCGCGTGAGTGTGGAGAGAGCAAAGGCAAATTATAGGGATTGCGATGAGAAATATTGCCTCACTTTTGCCGATGGGTTTCTTTACACTTGTGGAAAAATCCGCGCGATTAATGAAATCTATGGAGAGGATATGCGCGCAAATCAAAGCGATTATAATGGAATTTCTAAAGTCAATGTCCGAGCGTGGAGGCAAGAATCTATCGGGGGGGGGGGGCTTAGTTTATGA
- a CDS encoding aspartate/glutamate racemase family protein: MEAKRTKIIGIIGGAGVAATNKLNELLEIELTKKGAFRDAHHPQILTFQATQAPSRSLYLEGRGEDFTQDYIEVGKRLQDFGAQTLCMCCNTAHYSFDAISKALPKVKFLNLIESAVLKVKQSGAKSVGLIASDGCLKGRVYERYFEKLCPKVKIIYPNAEFQKRVTQGICNIKNIHRFDNAKSLERPKNIFKQVREHLLSGGGDIILLGCTDIRVDYYNACDICSLEVLKDLILKEVWNE; this comes from the coding sequence ATGGAAGCAAAGAGAACAAAAATAATTGGAATCATCGGTGGAGCAGGAGTCGCAGCGACTAACAAACTCAACGAACTCCTAGAAATTGAGCTGACTAAAAAAGGAGCATTTAGAGATGCACATCACCCACAAATCCTTACCTTTCAAGCGACCCAAGCTCCATCAAGAAGCCTTTATTTGGAGGGCAGAGGAGAGGACTTCACACAAGATTATATTGAGGTAGGCAAAAGATTGCAAGATTTTGGCGCACAAACGCTCTGTATGTGTTGCAATACTGCGCATTATAGTTTTGATGCCATAAGCAAAGCACTGCCAAAAGTGAAGTTTCTTAACCTCATAGAATCTGCAGTGCTTAAAGTCAAGCAGAGCGGAGCAAAATCTGTGGGACTAATCGCAAGTGATGGTTGTTTAAAGGGTAGAGTGTATGAGCGGTATTTTGAAAAACTCTGCCCAAAGGTGAAAATCATCTATCCAAACGCAGAGTTTCAAAAAAGAGTTACACAAGGGATTTGCAATATCAAAAATATTCATCGTTTTGACAACGCCAAATCCCTAGAGCGTCCTAAAAATATCTTTAAACAAGTGCGTGAGCATTTGTTATCGGGGGGGGGGGATATAATCCTACTTGGTTGCACAGATATTCGTGTGGATTATTACAATGCGTGCGATATTTGTTCTTTAGAAGTATTGAAAGATTTGATTTTAAAAGAGGTGTGGAATGAATGA
- a CDS encoding class I SAM-dependent methyltransferase produces the protein MNEKALEFFGALSKEAREDSVKLANNTDFSELDAKFILKYANEKSHILDLGSGSGLIVNKIYPYVEKIVCVDFYQEFTKFIAKNEKITIINEDLFSFNTQEKFDIVSAFGVMHYVNEQEAQELYQKYQQFLKPQGGGLFIIKNQFGIKETINVSGYSQEQKREYYSQYRYIEREKQILKDLGFEIIEVCDIYPKEANRWENTHFWAIVGKLA, from the coding sequence ATGAATGAAAAGGCATTGGAGTTTTTCGGGGCTTTAAGCAAAGAGGCGAGAGAAGATTCTGTAAAGCTTGCAAATAATACAGATTTTTCAGAACTTGATGCGAAATTTATTTTAAAATATGCTAATGAGAAATCGCATATTTTGGATTTAGGTTCGGGCAGTGGGCTGATTGTGAATAAAATCTATCCGTATGTTGAAAAGATTGTTTGTGTGGATTTTTATCAAGAATTTACAAAATTTATTGCAAAAAATGAGAAAATCACAATTATTAATGAGGATTTATTTAGCTTTAACACGCAAGAGAAGTTTGACATTGTGAGTGCGTTTGGCGTGATGCACTATGTGAATGAGCAAGAAGCGCAAGAGTTATATCAAAAATATCAGCAATTTTTAAAACCTCAAGGGGGGGGGTTGTTTATCATTAAAAATCAATTTGGCATAAAGGAGACGATTAATGTTTCGGGTTATTCGCAGGAGCAAAAAAGAGAATACTACTCGCAATATCGTTATATTGAGAGAGAAAAGCAAATTTTAAAAGACTTAGGATTTGAAATCATAGAAGTGTGTGATATTTATCCCAAAGAAGCAAATCGCTGGGAGAACACGCACTTTTGGGCGATTGTGGGGAAGTTAGCGTGA
- a CDS encoding glycosyltransferase family 2 protein translates to MFPKISILAPSFNHEKFVGFYIESILSQTFSDFECIIVDDCSTDNNVQEILKYKDTRIKLVQHPYNQGINASLNTAFENASGEYLVFLATDDILEPNALEILYQALEQNPNAKAIYPRLMKIDKDNQKLGILEVRQRSREELLYHLFMIGNALTSPGMALRRTDFVQILYPLDRAMCNFQDVQMHIKLLLRGGVVLLPQILVLYRFDPRGSNISALTENTFKREDMEKSKLMDTFLELKNITRAEELLQNVFAKEIETLNIAPNVSALEYFLGRMALLSPVELNRMWGYHQIMTSYASKEGAQKLKQLYNFEFKDYLKLIESCDGTHYKNWRKYQKYKKLFNATLTFALVLCILLIVFIIKG, encoded by the coding sequence ATGTTTCCTAAAATCTCTATCTTAGCTCCGAGTTTTAATCACGAGAAGTTTGTTGGATTCTATATAGAATCTATCTTGAGCCAGACTTTTAGCGATTTTGAATGTATCATTGTAGATGATTGCTCCACTGATAACAATGTGCAGGAGATTTTAAAATATAAAGATACGCGTATTAAACTTGTCCAACACCCATATAATCAAGGCATTAATGCAAGCTTGAATACGGCTTTTGAAAACGCAAGTGGAGAATATCTTGTATTTTTAGCCACCGATGATATATTAGAGCCAAATGCGCTAGAAATCTTGTATCAAGCCCTAGAGCAAAATCCTAATGCAAAAGCAATTTATCCACGATTAATGAAAATAGACAAGGATAATCAAAAGTTAGGAATCCTTGAAGTAAGGCAAAGAAGCAGGGAGGAGCTTTTGTATCATTTATTTATGATAGGTAATGCTCTGACTTCGCCGGGTATGGCTCTAAGGAGGACAGATTTTGTGCAAATTCTCTATCCACTAGATAGAGCAATGTGCAATTTCCAAGATGTGCAAATGCACATTAAATTACTTTTGAGGGGGGGGGTCGTGCTTCTTCCGCAAATCCTTGTGCTTTATCGTTTTGACCCAAGAGGGAGTAATATTAGCGCACTCACAGAAAATACCTTTAAACGTGAAGATATGGAGAAATCTAAGCTAATGGATACTTTCTTAGAGCTTAAAAATATCACTAGAGCAGAGGAATTGCTCCAAAATGTCTTTGCTAAGGAAATTGAGACGCTCAATATCGCCCCTAATGTGTCAGCTTTAGAATATTTCTTAGGGAGAATGGCACTCCTCTCACCTGTGGAGTTGAATAGAATGTGGGGTTATCATCAGATTATGACTTCTTATGCAAGCAAAGAGGGCGCACAGAAGCTTAAACAACTTTATAACTTTGAGTTTAAGGATTATCTCAAGCTTATAGAATCTTGTGATGGAACACATTATAAAAATTGGCGCAAATATCAAAAATACAAAAAGCTTTTTAACGCTACTCTTACTTTTGCCCTTGTGCTTTGTATCCTTTTGATTGTGTTTATTATAAAGGGATAA
- a CDS encoding alpha-1,2-fucosyltransferase, with translation MKDDLVIIRVDGGIASQIAFITLGLAFEQKGVKVKYDLSWFEDFGTGFFNPSKSYDKVYDVNFDIPKAFPALSLKIASKEEVAHYSEYYFIDDNDVIMRQAPLYIGGYLGRVFDTRYAKLLQEHFKPQELSERNTPFATLLHEIESSPAPCGIHIRRGDLSQPHIAYGNPTSNEYFAKSIELMCLLHSQSSFYLFSDDLAYTKEQIVPLLKGKTYRICDVNNPSQGYLDLYLLSQCRNIIGSHGGMGGCAKILSPYNPLLITPRYRNIFKEVENVMCVNWGESVQVAPLVYSAPPLLSPSSKQMRRLIKAYLRRKIVRVLEKFGIKRSANGAIS, from the coding sequence ATGAAAGACGATTTAGTCATTATTAGAGTAGATGGCGGGATAGCAAGTCAAATTGCCTTTATCACGCTTGGTTTAGCCTTTGAACAAAAGGGTGTAAAAGTCAAATATGATTTAAGTTGGTTTGAGGACTTTGGCACAGGATTTTTTAATCCAAGCAAGAGCTATGATAAAGTCTATGATGTGAATTTTGATATTCCCAAAGCCTTTCCTGCCTTGTCTCTAAAAATCGCAAGCAAAGAAGAAGTAGCGCATTATAGTGAGTATTATTTTATTGATGATAATGATGTGATTATGCGTCAAGCCCCACTTTATATCGGAGGATATTTAGGCAGAGTGTTTGATACACGTTATGCTAAGCTTTTGCAAGAGCATTTTAAACCACAAGAACTAAGTGAGCGCAACACTCCTTTTGCTACATTACTCCACGAGATAGAATCTTCTCCAGCCCCCTGTGGTATTCATATCAGACGAGGGGACTTATCCCAGCCCCATATTGCTTATGGCAATCCTACGAGCAATGAATATTTTGCCAAAAGCATAGAGCTAATGTGCCTTTTACACTCGCAAAGTAGCTTTTATCTCTTTAGCGATGATTTAGCTTATACAAAAGAACAGATTGTCCCACTATTAAAGGGCAAAACTTATAGAATCTGTGATGTCAATAATCCAAGTCAAGGCTATTTGGATTTATATCTTTTAAGTCAGTGTCGCAATATCATTGGTTCGCACGGAGGAATGGGAGGGTGTGCGAAGATTCTCTCTCCCTATAATCCCTTGCTGATTACGCCTCGCTATCGCAATATTTTTAAAGAAGTAGAGAATGTAATGTGTGTGAATTGGGGTGAAAGTGTGCAGGTTGCACCTCTAGTATATTCTGCCCCCCCCCTGTTATCTCCCAGCTCAAAGCAAATGCGCCGCTTAATCAAGGCTTATTTAAGGAGAAAGATAGTGCGAGTGCTTGAAAAGTTTGGGATAAAAAGGAGCGCAAATGGTGCCATTTCTTGA
- a CDS encoding DegT/DnrJ/EryC1/StrS family aminotransferase produces the protein MVPFLDVKAINERFSAELESAFSEVLQSGWYVLGEQNKAFEREFSAYCGVKHCVGCANGLDALRLAIKALGFGAGDEIIVPANTYIASILAITDNLCTPVLVEPNLETYNIDVNLIESHITPKTKAILVVHLYGQAVDMQKVWELAQKYHLKIIEDSAQAHGAIYQSKRVGSLGDVSGFSFFPGKNLGALGDGGCVVSNDEALIQKVRALGNYGSHIKYENLYAGLNSRLDEIQVAFLRIKLKALDEDNKRRQEIARMYREHIYNEHVILPQCVSEESHVWHLFVVRSAQRERLQEHLRQSGIQTLIHYPIPPHKQQAYKQYNHLSLPITERIHKEVLSLPISPVMSEEQVSVVIESVNAFRG, from the coding sequence ATGGTGCCATTTCTTGATGTTAAAGCCATTAATGAAAGATTTAGTGCGGAGTTAGAATCCGCATTTTCTGAAGTGTTGCAAAGTGGTTGGTATGTCTTGGGTGAGCAAAATAAAGCTTTTGAACGCGAATTTAGCGCGTATTGTGGGGTGAAGCATTGCGTGGGTTGTGCGAATGGTTTAGATGCTTTGCGACTTGCTATCAAAGCACTAGGATTTGGCGCAGGCGATGAGATTATTGTCCCTGCAAACACCTATATTGCCTCAATTTTAGCAATCACTGATAACCTCTGCACACCTGTGCTTGTAGAGCCAAATTTAGAGACTTATAATATTGATGTTAATCTCATAGAATCGCACATTACACCAAAAACCAAAGCGATTCTTGTCGTGCATTTGTATGGACAGGCAGTGGATATGCAGAAAGTGTGGGAGTTAGCGCAAAAATATCATCTCAAAATTATAGAGGATTCCGCACAAGCGCACGGCGCGATATATCAAAGCAAAAGAGTAGGGAGTTTGGGTGATGTGAGTGGATTCTCATTTTTTCCGGGCAAGAATCTAGGGGCATTAGGCGATGGTGGTTGTGTGGTGAGCAATGATGAGGCTCTCATACAAAAAGTCCGCGCACTAGGGAATTATGGCTCACATATCAAGTATGAAAATCTCTATGCAGGGCTTAATTCTAGGCTTGATGAAATCCAAGTGGCGTTTTTGCGCATAAAGCTTAAAGCCCTTGATGAGGATAATAAGCGGCGGCAGGAGATTGCGAGAATGTATAGAGAGCATATCTACAATGAGCACGTTATCCTGCCTCAATGCGTCAGTGAAGAATCGCACGTGTGGCATTTGTTTGTCGTGCGTAGTGCGCAAAGGGAGCGTTTGCAAGAGCATTTGAGGCAAAGTGGAATCCAAACGCTTATCCATTATCCTATCCCGCCACATAAGCAGCAAGCCTACAAGCAGTATAATCATTTGAGCCTGCCTATTACCGAGCGCATTCACAAAGAAGTGCTATCCTTGCCCATAAGCCCTGTAATGAGTGAAGAGCAAGTGAGTGTAGTTATAGAATCTGTGAATGCTTTTAGGGGATAA